ACGCCCACCACGATCTCGCCCCCGGCTCCGGCCGCACCGTCGTACCCCGCACGGACCAGGACGACGGGACACCGGGCGTGGGCCGCCGTACGGAGCCCGACGGAGCCGGCGAGCAGGCCTGCGACCCCGCCGCGGCCGCGGGAGCCGAGGACGAGCAGGCCGTCCCGCTCCCCCGCGGCGGCCAGCACGTACGCGGGGCTTCCGGCCATGCGCTCGCAGGCAATCTCGAGTTCCGGCCGCGCCGCCGCGATCCGGTCGCGGATCGCGGCCACGGACTCCGGCAGTCGGGCCGCCTGACGCCCGGTCCGCGCGGGCGCACCGCCGTCCGCGTCCGCGACGTGGACCATCCGCAGGCCCCGTCCCGTCCGGCCGGCCTCTTCCGCGGCCCAGCGCGCGGCGGCCGCGCTCTGCGCCGATCCGTCGATCCCCACCACTACCGCGTGACGCATGGTCGTACGCTCCTTCGTGTCGATCGGCCGCGGGCCCACCGCGCGCGACCGCTGTCCTTCGGAACTCTCCGTCTCTGCCCGCGTCCCGGCCCAGGGGCCGTTCAGCCCCGCCGCGGCCCGAAGGTCCCGGCGCCGGGGTTCAGAGGCCCGGGACGAGGGCGACCGGGCAGGTGGCGTGGTGCAGGACGGCATGGGCCACGGGGCCCAGGCGCCCGGTCGTGGCGACGGGCCCCCGTCCGAGGACGAGCAGCCGGGCCTTGGCGGATGCCTCGACCAGCAACAGCCCCGCGCCCGCGGGTTCGGACTCCTCGACGACCTCGACCTCCGGGTGCGCGGCCTTCCACGGGGCGAGGACGGCACCGAGCAGAGCGGCCTCCGCCTCCCGCCCGCCACCCCGGCCGGTCGGCCCCGCCGCCGGGAAGGCGTGCAGCACCCGCAGCGGCAGGCGCCGCCGACGGGCGGCGTCGAAGGCGAAGTCGAGCACCGCAGCGCCGGGACGGCGGGCATCGACCGCGACGGCGAGGTGATCCCGGAGCCCCTCGTCCGCCGCCTCCACCGGGAGGAGCACGGTCGGACAACCCGCCCTCGCGGCGACGTGCAGGGCGGTGGATCCGACCCGCAGCCCGGCGAAGCCGCCGTCGCCGCGGGCCGCCAGGACCAGGAGTTCGGCGTCCTCGGCGGCGGCCACCAGCGCGGCCGTGGCGATGTCGTGGACCTCCTCGGTGTGCGCGCGCACCTGCGGGTGGCGCACCGCGAGCACGTGCCGGACGTGGTGGAGCAGGGCGCTCCCGTCGAGCGGCAGCGTGGTGGCCCCGACGGGCAGCAGGTGCGGCATCAGGGGCAGCGCGTGCAGGACGCGCAGGGGGCGGTCGCGGAGGGCCGCCTCGGTCGCGGCCCAGTCGGCGGCCGCCAGGCTTGCCGTGGAGGTGTCCACTCCGACGGCGACGGGCAGGTCCATGGTGCTCAGCTCCTTCGGCGGTGTCCCGGCGGGTCAGGATCCCCAGGTCCAGTCGGCGACCTCGGGCAGGTCGGTGCCGTGCTCACGGATCCAGGCGTGGTGCCGGGACCGGGTGTCGGCCATCTGCCGGCGGAGGTCGGCGGCGCGGACGGCGAGGCCGGGGGTGCGGTCGATGACGTCCATCACCAGGCGGTAGCGGTCGAGGTCGTTGCGGACCACCATGTCGAACGGGGTCGTTGTGGTGCCGGACTCCTTGTAGCCGCGCACGTGCAGGTGCGGATGGACCGTGCGGCGGTACGCAAGGCGGTGGATCAGCCAGGGGTAGCCGTGGTAGGCGAAGACCACCGGCCTGTCCCGGGTGAACAGGGCGTCGAACTCGTCGTCCGGCATCCCGTGCGGATGTTCCTCGCTCGGCATCAGCCGCGTCAGGTCCACCACGTTGACCACCCGGACGGCCAGGTCCGGCAGATGACGGCGCAGCAGGCCGGCGGCGCCGATCACCTCCTGGGTGGGGACGTCGCCGGCGCAGGCGAGCACCACGTCCGGGTCGAGTCCGCCGTCGTCCGTGCCGGCCCACTCCCACCTGCCCGCTCCGCGCGCGCAGTGGGCACGGGCGTCGTCGAGCGGGAGCCAGTCGAAGCAGGGCTGCTTGCCGGCGAC
The Kitasatospora paranensis genome window above contains:
- a CDS encoding universal stress protein encodes the protein MRHAVVVGIDGSAQSAAAARWAAEEAGRTGRGLRMVHVADADGGAPARTGRQAARLPESVAAIRDRIAAARPELEIACERMAGSPAYVLAAAGERDGLLVLGSRGRGGVAGLLAGSVGLRTAAHARCPVVLVRAGYDGAAGAGGEIVVGVQGDRPCDAVLGFAFDQAARVGAVLRAVEARTLSAGPYVTQAPLDQQAIRESLVADRLVHLQDALSRWREKFPDVPARAEVASGGATEALLEASRGASLVVLGRRAPGHPMAAPRLGAVARDVLHHSRCPVAVVPHE
- a CDS encoding universal stress protein translates to MDLPVAVGVDTSTASLAAADWAATEAALRDRPLRVLHALPLMPHLLPVGATTLPLDGSALLHHVRHVLAVRHPQVRAHTEEVHDIATAALVAAAEDAELLVLAARGDGGFAGLRVGSTALHVAARAGCPTVLLPVEAADEGLRDHLAVAVDARRPGAAVLDFAFDAARRRRLPLRVLHAFPAAGPTGRGGGREAEAALLGAVLAPWKAAHPEVEVVEESEPAGAGLLLVEASAKARLLVLGRGPVATTGRLGPVAHAVLHHATCPVALVPGL